The Seleniivibrio woodruffii genome window below encodes:
- a CDS encoding LytR/AlgR family response regulator transcription factor, translating to MIRIAICDDMPDDLQNMTSLTDQFLAENGLDAELTEFSHPDALLTAIERDSFHLYILDIVMPMVSGLELGKEIRRLDSEAQIIYATTEPQFALQAYAASPINYLLKPVYRQQLFDTLKLAVSKADLSCDQTFTVKTSGSLRVIRMSDIVCCEYSSHAAIFTLTNGEQIFSRTFRENFSEYCSPVLSNRCFLQCHTSFVINMRRVERFAKDSFTLCGGRNVPIAAKRYPAVRDAYMDYLAARGKIR from the coding sequence ATGATTCGTATTGCGATCTGTGATGATATGCCGGACGATCTGCAAAATATGACTTCACTGACCGATCAGTTTCTGGCCGAAAACGGTCTTGATGCCGAACTGACGGAGTTTTCCCATCCGGATGCCCTGCTGACCGCCATTGAGCGTGACAGCTTCCATCTTTACATACTGGACATCGTTATGCCTATGGTCAGCGGGCTGGAACTGGGCAAAGAGATCCGCCGCCTCGACAGCGAGGCTCAGATCATTTATGCCACAACAGAACCCCAGTTTGCCCTGCAGGCATATGCCGCAAGCCCCATCAACTATCTTCTCAAACCAGTGTACAGACAGCAGCTTTTCGACACTCTTAAGCTGGCTGTCTCAAAAGCTGACCTTTCCTGTGATCAGACCTTTACAGTGAAAACCTCCGGCAGTCTGCGTGTTATCAGAATGTCTGACATAGTTTGCTGTGAATACAGCAGCCACGCCGCCATTTTTACCCTGACAAACGGGGAACAGATATTCAGCCGGACATTCAGAGAGAATTTTTCAGAATACTGTTCGCCTGTGCTCAGCAACAGGTGTTTTCTGCAATGCCACACCTCTTTTGTGATAAATATGCGCAGGGTTGAGCGTTTTGCCAAAGACAGCTTCACGCTTTGCGGCGGCAGGAATGTGCCCATTGCCGCAAAGAGATATCCGGCCGTCAGAGATGCCTATATGGACTATCTTGCGGCAAGGGGAAAAATCAGATGA
- a CDS encoding sensor histidine kinase — translation MMQYFPDILRSVTTDIMLVFLLWTMAMPKYKSRAVYIVATALIIAVNLSANYYFYLSEDYTSVFYVNLAMLLFIGIVMKPLFTDKIMQWCFSYITMLNIHAAIVFLSFTLSRAFPYPKYGHIVLRLILFSITIFVFHKWVSKLYRKVLDYWHIYMFPIVALFACFLSYFFGGDIKDTLMNNYVQLLLLILLGLSVYVTIIHSLKTITKQYEMREENQSIQTEREYLQLAADGMSERLKLMEEVAAQNSRTAHDRRHFNNVLLELLEQGQTSEAATLLQSQNQSVPKIGRVFCENPAVNAAVCHYTAIAEQRGIPAEVTLDIPAALSVDGLELSMVVSNLMENAIHSCESLPIGREPYIRFICRSAGRLLLEIENPCTGDIALDEEGYPIAGREGHGIGTKSVAAFAKKYDGEVVYRIENGVFRVRLLV, via the coding sequence ATGATGCAGTATTTTCCTGACATACTACGGTCTGTGACCACCGACATAATGCTGGTGTTTCTGCTCTGGACCATGGCTATGCCGAAATATAAAAGCAGAGCCGTGTATATTGTCGCCACGGCATTGATAATTGCGGTGAACCTTAGTGCAAACTACTACTTTTATCTGTCAGAGGATTACACTTCGGTATTTTATGTAAATCTTGCGATGCTGCTGTTCATCGGGATTGTCATGAAGCCGCTTTTTACCGATAAGATAATGCAGTGGTGTTTCAGCTACATCACAATGCTTAATATACACGCCGCAATTGTATTTTTAAGCTTCACTCTCAGTCGTGCGTTTCCTTATCCCAAATACGGCCATATAGTTTTGCGGCTGATACTGTTTTCGATTACCATTTTTGTTTTCCATAAATGGGTTTCAAAACTGTACCGGAAAGTGCTGGATTACTGGCACATATATATGTTTCCCATCGTTGCTCTTTTCGCATGTTTTCTCAGTTATTTTTTCGGCGGCGATATCAAAGACACACTGATGAACAATTACGTTCAGCTGCTTCTTCTAATCCTTCTGGGGTTGTCGGTTTATGTAACCATCATTCATTCGCTGAAAACCATCACGAAGCAGTATGAAATGCGTGAGGAGAATCAGTCCATTCAGACGGAGAGAGAATATCTTCAGCTGGCGGCAGACGGAATGTCGGAAAGGCTTAAGCTGATGGAAGAGGTTGCAGCGCAGAACAGCCGCACCGCCCATGACAGAAGGCATTTCAACAACGTTCTTCTTGAACTTCTGGAACAGGGGCAGACCTCGGAGGCCGCCACACTTCTGCAAAGTCAGAATCAGTCTGTACCGAAGATCGGCAGGGTCTTCTGCGAAAACCCCGCAGTTAATGCCGCAGTATGCCACTATACGGCCATTGCGGAACAGAGGGGCATTCCGGCGGAGGTCACTCTGGATATCCCGGCTGCGCTCAGTGTTGATGGGCTGGAGCTTTCCATGGTGGTTTCAAACCTTATGGAGAACGCCATCCATTCCTGCGAAAGCCTGCCAATAGGCAGAGAGCCTTATATCCGCTTTATCTGCCGCAGTGCCGGCCGTCTTCTGCTGGAGATTGAAAACCCATGCACAGGTGATATTGCTCTTGATGAGGAAGGATATCCGATAGCAGGCAGGGAAGGGCACGGCATCGGAACCAAAAGCGTTGCCGCCTTTGCAAAGAAGTATGACGGCGAAGTTGTGTACAGGATAGAAAACGGCGTTTTCCGTGTCCGCCTTCTGGTGTGA